The Skermanella rosea genomic sequence GGAGGTTGGGTGATGATAGATGTCGAGCGACGCCGGCAGCGACGCCTCCAGTTCCGCCGGCTCGATGATAGAGGGGCCGGGGACCAGTTCCTGCGCGATGATCTCGGAGAGCGGTCCCTGGCTCGCGATCTTGCGGATCATCTCGATGCCCTCGACCATCAACTCCCGATCTTCGGCTTCGCCCAGGATGTTGAGGTCTATGACGGGCGCGGTCCCGGGATTCCGGTCGCGAAGTTTCACGGTGCCGGTCGATCTCGGGCGGGTCAGCGCCAGCGCGAGCATGAAGATCGCTCCGGTGGGCGAGTCCGCCGGATTACCATAATGGACAGCGCTCACATGCAAGTCGCCGTCATCCGGCCCGCCCTTCGAGGACCGCGCCCAGAGGATTGCGCCGACTGGAGGGATCGGTAGCCCCAATCGCTCGGGACGAGCCGCCCAGACCGTGGAATAGAAGGGATGCTCCTGCAATCGCTGCCCGACCGGCAGATCGGCGACCACAGGAATATTCTGCGCCTGGAGATCGGCGGCAGGGCCGATCCCAGAACGCAGCAGGATTGCAGGCGATCCATATGCGCCGGCTGACAGGACAATCTCACCGCCGCTGATCCGTTCGCCGTTGGCGAGGATCACCGCTCGCGCCGCTGCGTTCTCGACTTCGACACGATCGACAAGCGTTTCGCTGCGGATTGTCAGGTTCGCTCGCGCGCGAACGGCGTCTGAAAGGTAGGTCATGCCCGTGTTGAGGCGCTGACCCGTGCGATTGTTCATGGGATAAGGGCCGGCTCCGAAAGGTGACTCGCTGTTGAAGTCCTTGACGCGCGCGAATCCCGCCAACTCTGCCGATGCAATGAACGCCTGCTGCATGTCGGAAATTTCGTCGTCTTGGAGCTGATGAATCGGCTCCGGTCCGGAGCGGCCGTGGCATTGGTCGGATCCGGATACGGTTCGCTCGCTCGCTTGGAATGCCGGCAGAACATCGCTGATGGACCACTGTGGGAGACCCGCCCTCGTCCAGCGCTCGAAATCGACGGCCGGAGCGCGCATCCAGACGCCCGCGTTCACGGCGGAAGAACCACCAAGCACCTTGCCGCGTGGAACCGGAAACGACTTATCCCCCCAACTCGGCTCGGACGTAAATCCCCAATCATGGTCCGGATCGCCGCCAATGACGGTCTGGAGTCGAACCGCATCGGGGTAAGCGTGCGGCGGATAAGACTTACCCGCCTCGATCAACAGCACACGACGCGACGCATCTTCGCTGAGGCGATTGGCCAGCACGGCACCAGCAGAACCACCACCGACAATGATGATGTCAAATTCGGGCTTGCCACCGGCTACCTCTGAAGGAATAGGGCGATCAATGCTGAAGACCGCCTTCTCATTGTTGTTGGCCACGAGTGAATTTCCTTTTAGCTCTACCGGATGATCGGCCAGGATTTACGCCGTCGACTTCGTACAAACTCCGGTGGAAGATCAGGGAAAAATCCATTTGACGGAATAGGTCTGTCGGTCCCATCATACTGGACACAATGTCCGCAATCCTTTCGATCGAATCGCTTAGCGGCCTTGTGGCGTTTTCGGTCGCTGTGGAGTCTGGTAGTTTTGCGGCCGCGGGGAGGAAGCTCGGATTATCCGCTTCGGCCGTTGGCAAAGCCGTGGAGCGACTTGAAGCACGTTTGGGCTTGCGACTGCTGAATCGCACAACCCGATCCCTTGCTCTGACCGGCGAAGGCGAAGTTCTATACCGATATGTCACCCGCATCCTGAAAGACCTTCAAGATGCAGAGCGGGAGCTTTACCTGGTCCAGAAGACGCCACGAGGCCGACTCAAGATAAGCGTGCCGACGGTGATAGGGCGAAAGATCGTGATGCCGGCGCTTCGCGACTTCCAGACCTGCTTCCCGGACGTAACGACCGACATCAGCCTCGATGACGTGAAAGTGGATATAATTGAGGGTGGCTACGACCTGGTGCTACGGCTGGGTGATTTGGAGGATTCAACCCTACGCGCGCGGAGGATCGGGCCGCATACCTTCATGACATGCGCGTCGCCCGAATATCTGGCTCAACATGGCACACCTCAGACACCCTCGGATCTCAGCGATCATTGTTGTATCCATTATCGTTTCCCCACGACCGGGCGACCGGAAATATGGGGGTTCAAGGGTTCGCCACTGGCGAAGCCGATCAAGCCGGCCATCATTCTGAATGATGGCGAGGCCCTCGGGTCCGCTGCGCTCGGCGGGCTGGGGATTATTCAGGCACCAAGCTATCTTGTGAAAGAAGACGTTGCGGCGGGACGCCTTCAGCCCGTCCTTGCGGATTATACGGACGAACGCGGCAGCGTTTGGCTTGTTTGGCCGCCAATGTCCGCGCAGGTTCCAAAAGTTCGCGCATTTATCGACTTCATCGCCGAGCGAATCTTTGAAAAGCTATATTGAGCCAGCTTGCTAGAGCGGCGAGCGGTACTTGGGGCAAAAGGCCGGGCAGGCATGAGGCGGGCTGGGGTTGGTTGTGATCGGCCCTGGTGCCATCTTTCCTGATGTGTCCGCCCTTGAGAAACTTTCACTTTCCGGCCTGTCGCGCGGCGACCTTGAAGCCCTGACCGAACGCCTGCTGGCAGAGAATGCCGCGCTGAAGCAGGCGATTGCGGACTTGCGAGCGGAGATCGCCA encodes the following:
- a CDS encoding GMC family oxidoreductase, with product MANNNEKAVFSIDRPIPSEVAGGKPEFDIIIVGGGSAGAVLANRLSEDASRRVLLIEAGKSYPPHAYPDAVRLQTVIGGDPDHDWGFTSEPSWGDKSFPVPRGKVLGGSSAVNAGVWMRAPAVDFERWTRAGLPQWSISDVLPAFQASERTVSGSDQCHGRSGPEPIHQLQDDEISDMQQAFIASAELAGFARVKDFNSESPFGAGPYPMNNRTGQRLNTGMTYLSDAVRARANLTIRSETLVDRVEVENAAARAVILANGERISGGEIVLSAGAYGSPAILLRSGIGPAADLQAQNIPVVADLPVGQRLQEHPFYSTVWAARPERLGLPIPPVGAILWARSSKGGPDDGDLHVSAVHYGNPADSPTGAIFMLALALTRPRSTGTVKLRDRNPGTAPVIDLNILGEAEDRELMVEGIEMIRKIASQGPLSEIIAQELVPGPSIIEPAELEASLPASLDIYHHPTSTAPMGADDDPNAVTDYQGRVRGVANLRVADASIFPDVPSVATNPTVVMLAERVSQWLKG
- a CDS encoding LysR family transcriptional regulator: MSAILSIESLSGLVAFSVAVESGSFAAAGRKLGLSASAVGKAVERLEARLGLRLLNRTTRSLALTGEGEVLYRYVTRILKDLQDAERELYLVQKTPRGRLKISVPTVIGRKIVMPALRDFQTCFPDVTTDISLDDVKVDIIEGGYDLVLRLGDLEDSTLRARRIGPHTFMTCASPEYLAQHGTPQTPSDLSDHCCIHYRFPTTGRPEIWGFKGSPLAKPIKPAIILNDGEALGSAALGGLGIIQAPSYLVKEDVAAGRLQPVLADYTDERGSVWLVWPPMSAQVPKVRAFIDFIAERIFEKLY